CCGTCGCCGGTCTGCGACATCGAGCGCGTCCGCCTGGTGGCTGAGATCCTCAAGGAGTATGAGCGTCCGGCAGTCTAGTCATAGATCTCAGCCGGGCCGAATACCTGGGGATGAAACTGCCTTAGATGCCTCCGTGCGAGGAAGCACAGCTCGCAGTCCTGCGATATCGATTCCGGCCAGACGAAGCCGTATTCCTTTGTTGCCAGTTCCGCAAGGCCGATAGGTCCGCTCTCGCACACCGTCCTTGTGAACTCGTTGGCATTCTCCGGCCCCCGGGCCAAGACGCAAGCCGGTGTCGTCTCGCCGACTCGTCCGAGGATCATCCCGCAGTTGGTCTGGATGTTACCGTAGGGGTCGATGTGAAACTCCCAGATCGTTTCGGCCCTGAACTCGTCCAGGCAGCTCTTGTTCTTCCTCGGCCCGCGATGTCCCATCCGGGGTACTCGCTCGTCACGTGGGTCGAAGTGCTCGCGGTATCGGGGTAGTTCCCGAAAGGCACTTCCGACCATCACGATCTCACGGCGGTTGACGTATTCCCGCAGCCGATCGAGGTCGCGGGCGAACGACTGCAGGTGCATGATCTCTTCATCGCTCTGCGTCGGGCCCCAGAAGTTCGCCTCGCCGAATATCTCCCGTGCAAGTCGGCGCACGAGGATGAATCGCTCGGGCGGAACCCACTCCTGGTGGAACGGATCAGCCGATGCCAGCAGCCCCAGGACTCCATGAGATGCGAGGAACTCCAACCGCTCCCTGACGATCTGTCCGTTAGTGGCAAATGAGCAGTTGGTCTCGATGAAATGCGGGGCATTGCCCTCCTCGTGCGCGAGCGCCAAGCCCTTCGCCAACCTCTCCCAGTACATCATCGCCTCGCCGCCTGCGACGTGTACCGCTCGGTTGGTCTCATGGAGCATCGCAAGGGCGTCTGCACATTGCTCGGGCGTCATGGCGACGTCCGGCTTGTCGGTCGAGCAGCCGAACAAACAGTGCTGGCACGCGATCGAACAGCGGTATGTGAACAGCAAGCCCGCAACACCATACCTCTGGCCGGCAGCCCTCATTCCCGCCTCGCC
This window of the Armatimonadota bacterium genome carries:
- a CDS encoding radical SAM protein, whose translation is MRNRELEDLIGEAGMRAAGQRYGVAGLLFTYRCSIACQHCLFGCSTDKPDVAMTPEQCADALAMLHETNRAVHVAGGEAMMYWERLAKGLALAHEEGNAPHFIETNCSFATNGQIVRERLEFLASHGVLGLLASADPFHQEWVPPERFILVRRLAREIFGEANFWGPTQSDEEIMHLQSFARDLDRLREYVNRREIVMVGSAFRELPRYREHFDPRDERVPRMGHRGPRKNKSCLDEFRAETIWEFHIDPYGNIQTNCGMILGRVGETTPACVLARGPENANEFTRTVCESGPIGLAELATKEYGFVWPESISQDCELCFLARRHLRQFHPQVFGPAEIYD